DNA from Xanthomonas hyacinthi:
CTTCTATCGCCGGCATCTGTGGCTGCCGCTGGCCGCCGCGCTGCTGGCCAGCACCGTGCTGATGGGCCTGGGCGGGGACTTCTGGTTCGCCGACCTGCTGTACCGCTGGGAAGGCGGCCACTGGGCGCTGAAGAACGCGGCGCTGACCCGCAGCCTGATCCACCACGACGGCAAGCTGCTCAGCACCGTGGCCTGGGTGGCGACGGCCGCCCTGGCGGCGTGGGCCTGGCGCCGCGCCGACGGCCAGCGCTACCGGCTGCCGCTGCTGTATCTGGCGCTGGCGGTGGCATTGAGCACCGGCGTGGTGTCGCTGCTGAAGTCGCTGACCCATATGGACTGCCCGTGGGACCTGAGCCGTTATGGCGGCCAGCTGCCCTACATCGGCCTGTTCGAAGCGCGTCCGGCCGGCATGCCGCATGCCGCATGCTTCCCGGCCGGGCATTCCAGCGCCGGCTATGCCTGGGTCGCACTGTACTTCGTCGCGCTGGCGCTGAAGCCATCCTGGCGCTGGCCGGCGCTGGCGGTCGGGCTCGGCGCCGGGCTGCTGTTCGGCCTCGGCCAGCAGCTGCGCGGCGCGCACTTCCTGTCCCACGATCTGTGGACGCTGTCCCTGAGCTGGGGCGTGGCCCTGGGCCTGTACCGCGGCTTGCTGTGGCGGCCGCAGATTTCGGCCCGGTCCATGCATGTGCCCTTGCCTGTCGTGAAGGAAAGCCGCGCATGAGCGTTTCGCTGCCGCATCCCGGCGCCCACCATTCCAGGACCGACTGGTGGCGCTACCGCCCGCTGCTCAGCAACGAAGCGCTGGCGCTGGCGGCCAGCGCGTTCTTCGCCCTGGTCTGCAACGGCATGTTCTGGCGCAGCGCGATGAGCGGCCATCCGGGCGACCTGAAGCTGGGCCTGTCGCTGTTCCTGCTGCTGCTGTCGGTACACGGGCTGCTGCTGGGGCTGCTGCTGTGGCGCGGCGTGGCCAAGCCGCTGCTGGCCCTGCTGCTGGTCACCACCGCGTTCGCCGCGCACTACATGAACAGCTACAGCGTCTACCTGGACGCGGACATGCTGCGCAACGTGCTGGCCACCGACCACAAGGAATCGCGCGAACTGATGACCCCGGCGCTGATCGCGCCGCTGCTGTGCTACGCCGCGCTGCCGATCCTGGCGCTGTGGCGGCTGCGCCTGGTGCGGCGCCCGCCGGGCAAGGCGCTGGCGATCCGCGCCGGCTTCCTGCTGGCGATGCTGGCGCTGGGCGGCGCCGGCGCGATGCTGTCGTTCCAGGACCTGTCGGCGATGATGCGCAACCACCGCGAAATCCGCTACCTGGCCACGCCGATCAACTACATCGTCGCGCTGCGGCAGACCCTCAAGTCCGACAGCCCCACGCACAAGGCGCCGAAGCTGCCGCTGGAACACGACGCGATCGCCACCGCGCGCGCGCGCGGCAGCAAGCCGCGCCTGCTGGTGGTGGTGCTGGGCGAGACCGCGCGCGCGCAGAACTGGGGCTTGAACGGCTACGTCCGCCAGACCACGCCGCAGCTGGCGCAGCTGGACGTGATCAACTTCCCCGACATGCATTCGTGCGGCACCAGCACCGAGGTCTCGGTGCCGTGCATGTTCTCCCCGTTCGGCCGCCACGACTACAACGAAGGCAACATCCGCAAGCATCAGTCGCTGCTGCACGTGCTCGAACACGCCGGCATCGCCACGCTGTGGCGCGACAACCAGTCCGGCTGCAAGGGCGTGTGCGACGGTCTGCCGATCCAGCGCCTGGACGAGGCCAAGGACCCGCAGCTGTGCAAGGACGGGCGCTGCATGGACGAGATCCTGCTGCAGGACCTGGCCACGCAGGTGCGTGCCAAGCCCGGCGACCGCGTGGTCGTGCTGCACCAGCTCGGCAGCCACGGCCCCAGCTATTTCGAGCGCTATCCGGCCGGCTTCCGCCGCTTCACCCCGACCTGCGATACCGCCGACCTGGGCAACTGCGAGCGCGACCTGATCGCCAATGCCTACGACAACTCGCTGCTGTACACCGACCAGCTGCTGGCGCGCACCGTGTCCACGCTGGAAGCGATGCCCGACTACGACACCGCGATGATCTACCTGTCCGACCATGGCGAATCGCTGGGCGAGAAAGGCCTGTACCTGCACGGCGTGCCGTATGCGATCGCCCCGCAGGAGCAGACCCACGTGCCGATGGTGATGTGGTTCTCGCCGGGCTTCGCCAGCGATCGCGGCCTGGACCTGGCCTGCGTGCGTGCGCGTTCGCGCCAGTACGCCGACCAGGACAACCTGTTCCCGTCGGTGCTGGGGCTGATGCAGGTCAAGACCGGGGTCTACGACCGCAAGCGCGACCTGTTCGCGCAATGCAGCGCCTAGCCGCACGGAAATCTCGGTCGGACTGAAGAACGGGTCGAGACCCGGCACCGGCGCGCCGGTGCCGCGGCGTGGGCGGCCCTTGCGGCGGGCGGGGCGGACCACTAGCCTCGTCGCATTCGCCATCGAAGGATTCGCCGTGAACCACCGCCCTCTGCTGCTTGCGCTGTGCATCGGCGCGAGCATGCTTGCGCTGTCCGCGTGCCGCAAGGAAGCGACCACCGAGACCGGCACCGCGCCGGCGCCGGCTGCGCCCGGCGAGAGCGCCGACCAGTTCGTCGCCCGCATCAACGAGCAATACCGCGCGCTGCTGCCGGAGCTGACCTCGGCGCAATGGCTGTCGATCACCTACATCAACGGCGACTCGGAACGGCTGGTGGCCAAGGCCAACGAGCGCTGGCTGACCACGCTCAACGGCTGGATCGCGCAGGCCAGGCGCTACGAGGGCAAGCCGATGTCCGCCGACAGCGCGCGTGCGCTGCAGCTGCTGAAGCTGATGACCGCGATGCCGGCGCCGCGCGACACGGCCAAGCTGGCCGAACTGGCCACGCTGGCCTCGAAGATGGAAGGCGCCTACGGCGCGGCCGCCTACTGCACCGGCGAGGGCGATGCGCGCCGCTGCCGGCAGCTGGGCGAACTGGAGGACGTGCTGCGCCGCAGCCGCGACTACGACCAACAGCGCGATGCATGGCAGGGCTGGCACGGCACCGCGCAGCCGCTGCGCCAGGACTACCAGCGCTTCGTCGAACTGGTCAACGAAGGCGCGCGCGCGATGGGCTATGCCGACACCGGCGCGATGTGGCGCAGCGGCTACGACATGCCGCCGGCGCAGATCGCCGCCGAAACCGACCGGCTGTGGAGCCAGGTCAAGCCGCTGTACGCGCAACTGCACTGCTACACCCGCGGCAAGCTCGACGCCGAATACGGCAAGGACAAGGGCGAGGTCGCCGGCGGCCTGCTGCCGGCGCACCTGCTCGGCAACATGTGGCAGCAGGACTGGAGCAACCTGTGGGATCTGCTGCAGCCCTACCCCGGCGCCGGCAGCCTGGACATCACCGACGCGCTGGAAAAGCAGTACCAGAGCAACCTCGGCGCGGCGCTGGCGCGGCGCAATAATGATTCCTCGCCGGAGGCGCGGTTCATGGCCCAGCGCGACGCGCAGCTGCAGAGCGCCAAGCAGATGACCGAGCGCGCGCAGGATTTCTACACCTCGCTGGCGATGCCCAAACTGCCCGACAGCTACTGGGCGCGCAGCCAGTTCATCAAGCCGCTGGAGCGCAACGTGGTCTGCCACGCCAGCGCCTGGGACATGGACATGGCCGGCGACGTGCGCACCAAGATGTGCATCGAGCCGAACGAGGAAAACTTCACCACCATCTACCACGAGCTCGGCCACGTCTATTACGACCTTGCCTACAATCCGCTGCCGCCGCTGTTCCAGGGCGGCGCCAACGACGGCTTCCACGAGGCGATCGGCGACACCATCGTGCTGGCGATGACCCCGCAGTACCTGCATTCGATCGGCCTGGTCGAAGCGCCGCAGCTCAGCCGCGAGGCGCTGATCAACGCGCAGATGCGCATGGCGCTGAGCAAGGTCGCGTTCCTGCCGTTCGGGCTGATGATCGACCGCTGGCGCTGGGGCGTGTTCGACGGCTCGATCGCGCCGGAGCACTACAACCAGGCCTGGTGGGAACTGAAGGCCAAGTACCAGGGCGTGGCCCCACCCACGCCGCGCGGCGAAGACTTCTTCGATCCCGGCGCCAAGTACCACGTGCCCGGCAACACGCCGTACACACGCTATTTCCTGTCGCACATCCTGCAATTCCAGTTCTACAAGGGCCTGTGCGACGCCGCCGGCTACAAGGGCCCGCTGTACGAATGCACGTTCTACGGCAACAAGGAGGCCGGGCAGAAATTCTGGTCGATGCTGCAGCGTGGCAGCAGCCAGCCGTGGCAGCTCACGCTGAAGGAGCTGACCGGCAACGACACGCTCGACGCCGCCCCGCTGCTGGAATACTTCGCACCGATGCAGGAGTGGCTCAAGCAGCAGAACCAGGGGCAGATGTGCGGCTGGGAGGCGCCCAAGGCGGTGCAGGAAACGGCGGCAGCCGCGCCCCCCACCCCGGCGCCGAAGCCGCAGTAAGCGCCGCGGCGCGGCGGCCTGGCCACCGACTCACTCGTCGGCCAGCCGCGCCCAGCGCTCGTGGTCGCGCCACACCCCGCCGATGCGTAGATAGCGTGGCGAATAGCCTTCGCGGCGGAAGCCGGCGCGCTGCACCAGCGCCAGCGAGCGCGTGTTGTCCGGTTGGATATTGGCCTCCACGCGATGCAGGCCCAGTTCGGAGAACGCGTAGGCCACGCACAGCCGCAACGCGTGGGTCATCAGCCCGCGGCCTTCGCAGCCGGCCATCGCGTGGTAGCCCAGGTAGGCGCTCTGGAAGCAGCCGCCGACCACCTGGCTGAAGGTGAACAGGCCGGCGACCTCGCCGCTGTCGCGCGCGCGCGCCAGCAGCGCGACGTTGCTGCCATCCAGGGTCTGCGCGTGCCAGGCGTTGAAGCCGGGCACGTCGGTGAACGGATACGCCCACGGATGATGCAGCGCGGTGCTGGCGCGGTGCGCCTGGATCAGGGCGAGCCCATCGCGGCGCCGCACCCGCGCCAGCGACACGGCGGCATCGGCGGCCTGGCTCGCGCTCTGGCCCATGCCCTCAGCCCGGCAGCGCCGTGCTGGCGCCGCGCTGCATGGCCTGCGCGTGGCGGTCCTTGAACTCGTCGAAGCTCAGCCCCTGCGCCTGCGCATCGGCCTGCGCGGCGTCCTTCAGCGCATCCGAATACACCAGCCGCACCGGCGTGCCGGCACGCTCGTGCAGCTCCGCCGCCTGCATGATCAGCGACAGCACCTGCGCGGCGCTCTCGCTGTGTCCGGCGATGCGCCCGTCCATGCCCAATACCCACTCGCCGTCGCGGCGCACGATGCCGGCCAGCAGCATGCGCTGCTGATCGCGCAGCTCCGCGTGCGGTTCGATCGCGGTGGCCGCAGCGGCGGCGGCCTCGCTGCGGTGGCGCAGGCGTTCGGCAAGCTTCTTGCGCACGTCGCGGCGCTGCTTGGACTGGATGGACATGCGGTTTCCTCAACGGTGACCCGACGACGATAGCCCAACCGCGGCATCGGCGTCACACCAGATCGGCCGGCTCCAGCTGCGGCACCTGCGTGCCCTGCCGCGGCAGGCGTCTGCCGCTGCGCCGCTCCCAGCGCCAGAAGCCCCAGCCGATCAGGAAGAACGCGCCCGAACCCAGCGCCAGATGCATCGGCCGGCCGCTGAGCAGCGGCGACAGCACCCCGGCCACCACGGTGTTGAGCATCAGTTGGGTGAAGGCCTGCAGCGACGAGGCCAGACCGCGCTGGCGCGGGTACATGTCCAGCACCGCCAGCGCCAGGACCGGGAAGATCAGCGCCATGCCCAGGCCGGCCACGAAGATCGGCAGCACCGCCCACGGTAGCGCGATCTGCGCTGCGATCGCGGTATAGCCGATGTTGCCGACCATCGACACGCCGCAGCAGATGAAGCCGATGCGCACCTGCCGCATCGACCCGATGCGCCCGGCCATGCGCCCGGACAGGAACGAGCCCAGGGTCATGCCGCCGATGGTCGGAATGAACAGCCAGGCGAAATCGCGCTCGGTCCGGTGCAGCAGGTCGATGATGAACACCGGCGCCGAGGCGATGTACAGGAACACGCCGGCGAAGTTGAACGCGGCGGCGGCGGCCAGGCGCTGGAAGCGCGCGTTGAACGCGATGGCGATGTAGTCGCGCAGCAGCGTGCGCGGCGCCAGCGGCGTGCGCGCCTGCAGCGGATGCGTCTCCGGCATCCAGCGCAGCGTGGCCACCAGCAACAGCAGCGAGAACCCGACCAGGAACCAGAAGATCATCGGCCAGCCGGCGCCGGTGGCCAGGATCCAGCCGCCGATGATCGGCGCGATCGCCGGGGCGATGCCGAAGATCATCGACACCTGGCTCATCAGCCGCTGCGCGTCGTGGCCCTGGTACAGGTCGCGGATCACTGCGCGGCCGACGATCATGCCCATGCCTGCGGAAACCCCCTGCAGCGCGCGGAACGCCAGCAGCGTGCCCAGATCGCGCGACAGCGCGCAGCCGGCCGAGGCCAGCACGAACACCACCAGCCCGCCGACGATCACCCGCCTGCGGCCCCAGGCGTCGGACAGCGGCCCGTGCGCCAGGCCCATCAGCGCGTAGGCCAGCAGGTATACGCTGACCGTCTGCTGGATCGCCACCGGATCGGCGCGCAGGCGCTGCGCCAGCTGCGGGAACGCCGGGAAGATGGTGTCGATCGAGAACGGGCCGAACATCGCCAGCCCGGCCAGCAGCAGTGCCAGGCGGCGGATCGGGATGGTCGGGAGCGTCATGCGCAGGATCCTGGAAGGCCGGCCGCACGCAGCCCGGCAGCGGGCGAACGCGCGACGACACCGTGCGCAAGGGACGCAACGATGGAAAGAGGGAAGGCCGCCATGATACCCCCTGGCCGATGCCGCGTTAAGCGCCGCGCCGCCCAGTCACGCCGCGGTCGGGACGCCGGCCTCCATGTTCAGCCGCGCCAGGCCCCGCCCGACATACCCCGCGCGGCGCCGTGAGCGCCACCGGCCACGCTATAATCGCCGGGCAGCATGGTGGGAGAAGCGGGGCGACCCGCTGCCGAAGGCGCAAACGCCCGTAATCGCTCAGGCCCGATACCACCCGCACCAAGACTCTGGAGAGACCGGTCCAACCCGGCGCCGAAGGGGCACGAAGCGCAGCGCATCCCGCCACCGCTTCCAAACTCTCAGGCAAAAGGACAGAGGGGCACTGGGAAGACCCGCGGCTTCCCGTCGGTCGTGTCCGCCACTGCGGCCGCCGGCGGCGTCCGCGCGTCACCCGCCCTTCGTGCCCTCCTCTGCCGGACGACCGCCATGTCTAAGACCCCCTCGCTGCGCGACCTCGAACACCACTCGGCCTTCGTCGAGCGCCACATCGGCCCGAACGACGCCGAGATCGCGCACATGCTGCATGCCGTCGGCCACGACTCGCTGGAGGCGCTGACCGACGCCATCGTGCCGGGCCTGATTAAAACAGGCACGGACAAGTCGCCGCAGCCGCTGGCGCTGCCCGAGGCGATCACCGAAGAGGAGGCACTGGCCAAGATCGGCGCCATCGCCGACAAGAACCAGGTGCTGCGCAGCTTCATCGGCCAGGGCTACTACGGCACCCACACGCCGAAGGTGATCCTGCGCAACATCCTCGAGAACCCGGCCTGGTACACCGCCTATACGCCATACCAGGCGGAGATCTCGCAGGGCCGCATGGAAGCGCTGATCAACTTCCAGACCATGTGCGCGGACCTGACCGGCATGGAGATCGCCAACGCCTCGCTGCTGGACGAAGCCACCGCCGCGGCCGAGGCGATGACCCTGGCCAAGCGCTCGGCCAAGGCCAGGTCCGACACCTTCTTCGTGCACGACGCGGTGCATCCGCAGACTCTGGAACTGCTGCGCACCCGCGCCGAGCCGCTGGGCATCGTGCTGCGCGTGGGCACGCCGGAGGAAGCGCTGCAGGCCGAGTGCTTCGGCGTGCTGCTGCAGTATCCGGACAGCGTCGGCCAGCTGTCGATCGGCACGCTCGGCGACCACAAGGCGCTGGCCGAAGCCGTGCACGCGCAAGGCGGCCTGGTCGCGGTCGCCACCGACCTGCTCGCGCTGACCCTGATCGCCGCGCCCGGCGAATGGGGCGCGGACATCGTGGTCGGCAACTCGCAGCGCTTCGGCGTGCCGTTCGGCTTCGGCGGCCCGCATGCGGCGTTCATGGCCTGCCGCGACGCCTACAAGCGCTCGATGCCGGGGCGCCTGATCGGCGTGTCGATCGATGCCGCCGGCAACCCCGCCTACCGCCTGACCCTGCAGACCCGCGAGCAGCACATCCGCCGCGAGAAGGCCACCTCCAACATCTGCACCGCGCAGGTGCTGCTGGCGGTGATGGCGTCCATGTACGCGGTCTACCACGGTCCCGACGGCCTGACCCGCATCGCCCGGCGCACCCATCGCCTGGCCGCGATCCTGGCTGCGGCGCTGCGCAATGCCGGCGTCAGCGTCGGCGAGCGCTTCTTCGACACCCTGCACGTCAAGGCGATCGACGCCGAGGCGATCCACGCCAAGGCGCGCGCGGCCGGCATCAACCTGCGCGCGATCGACAGCGAGGCGGTGGGCATCAGCCTGGACGAGACCAGCACACGCGCCGACGTGGTCGCGCTGGCGCAGCTGTTCGGCGCGAGCGCCGATGTCGATGCGCTCGATGCGGCCACTGCCGACGCATTGCCGCAAGACCTCAAGCGCCGCAGCGCGTTCCTGCAGCACCCGGTGTTCAACACCCACCACAGCGAGCACGAACTGCTGCGCTACATGCGCGCGCTGGCCGACAAGGACCTGGCGATGGATCGCACCATGATCCCGCTGGGCAGCTGCACGATGAAGCTCAACGCCACCGCCGAGATGATCCCGGTGACCTGGCCGCAGTTCGGCGCGATCCATCCGCTGGCGCCGGCCGAGCAATCCACCGGCTATGCGCAGCTGATCGGCGAACTGGAAGCGATGCTGGTCGAATGCACCGGCTACGACGCGGTCAGCCTGCAGCCCAACTCCGGCGCGCAGGGCGAGTACGCCGGCCTGCTGGCGATCCGCGCCTACCACCGCGCG
Protein-coding regions in this window:
- a CDS encoding GNAT family N-acetyltransferase codes for the protein MGQSASQAADAAVSLARVRRRDGLALIQAHRASTALHHPWAYPFTDVPGFNAWHAQTLDGSNVALLARARDSGEVAGLFTFSQVVGGCFQSAYLGYHAMAGCEGRGLMTHALRLCVAYAFSELGLHRVEANIQPDNTRSLALVQRAGFRREGYSPRYLRIGGVWRDHERWARLADE
- a CDS encoding M2 family metallopeptidase; this encodes MNHRPLLLALCIGASMLALSACRKEATTETGTAPAPAAPGESADQFVARINEQYRALLPELTSAQWLSITYINGDSERLVAKANERWLTTLNGWIAQARRYEGKPMSADSARALQLLKLMTAMPAPRDTAKLAELATLASKMEGAYGAAAYCTGEGDARRCRQLGELEDVLRRSRDYDQQRDAWQGWHGTAQPLRQDYQRFVELVNEGARAMGYADTGAMWRSGYDMPPAQIAAETDRLWSQVKPLYAQLHCYTRGKLDAEYGKDKGEVAGGLLPAHLLGNMWQQDWSNLWDLLQPYPGAGSLDITDALEKQYQSNLGAALARRNNDSSPEARFMAQRDAQLQSAKQMTERAQDFYTSLAMPKLPDSYWARSQFIKPLERNVVCHASAWDMDMAGDVRTKMCIEPNEENFTTIYHELGHVYYDLAYNPLPPLFQGGANDGFHEAIGDTIVLAMTPQYLHSIGLVEAPQLSREALINAQMRMALSKVAFLPFGLMIDRWRWGVFDGSIAPEHYNQAWWELKAKYQGVAPPTPRGEDFFDPGAKYHVPGNTPYTRYFLSHILQFQFYKGLCDAAGYKGPLYECTFYGNKEAGQKFWSMLQRGSSQPWQLTLKELTGNDTLDAAPLLEYFAPMQEWLKQQNQGQMCGWEAPKAVQETAAAAPPTPAPKPQ
- a CDS encoding phosphoethanolamine transferase; its protein translation is MSVSLPHPGAHHSRTDWWRYRPLLSNEALALAASAFFALVCNGMFWRSAMSGHPGDLKLGLSLFLLLLSVHGLLLGLLLWRGVAKPLLALLLVTTAFAAHYMNSYSVYLDADMLRNVLATDHKESRELMTPALIAPLLCYAALPILALWRLRLVRRPPGKALAIRAGFLLAMLALGGAGAMLSFQDLSAMMRNHREIRYLATPINYIVALRQTLKSDSPTHKAPKLPLEHDAIATARARGSKPRLLVVVLGETARAQNWGLNGYVRQTTPQLAQLDVINFPDMHSCGTSTEVSVPCMFSPFGRHDYNEGNIRKHQSLLHVLEHAGIATLWRDNQSGCKGVCDGLPIQRLDEAKDPQLCKDGRCMDEILLQDLATQVRAKPGDRVVVLHQLGSHGPSYFERYPAGFRRFTPTCDTADLGNCERDLIANAYDNSLLYTDQLLARTVSTLEAMPDYDTAMIYLSDHGESLGEKGLYLHGVPYAIAPQEQTHVPMVMWFSPGFASDRGLDLACVRARSRQYADQDNLFPSVLGLMQVKTGVYDRKRDLFAQCSA
- the gcvP gene encoding aminomethyl-transferring glycine dehydrogenase, which produces MSKTPSLRDLEHHSAFVERHIGPNDAEIAHMLHAVGHDSLEALTDAIVPGLIKTGTDKSPQPLALPEAITEEEALAKIGAIADKNQVLRSFIGQGYYGTHTPKVILRNILENPAWYTAYTPYQAEISQGRMEALINFQTMCADLTGMEIANASLLDEATAAAEAMTLAKRSAKARSDTFFVHDAVHPQTLELLRTRAEPLGIVLRVGTPEEALQAECFGVLLQYPDSVGQLSIGTLGDHKALAEAVHAQGGLVAVATDLLALTLIAAPGEWGADIVVGNSQRFGVPFGFGGPHAAFMACRDAYKRSMPGRLIGVSIDAAGNPAYRLTLQTREQHIRREKATSNICTAQVLLAVMASMYAVYHGPDGLTRIARRTHRLAAILAAALRNAGVSVGERFFDTLHVKAIDAEAIHAKARAAGINLRAIDSEAVGISLDETSTRADVVALAQLFGASADVDALDAATADALPQDLKRRSAFLQHPVFNTHHSEHELLRYMRALADKDLAMDRTMIPLGSCTMKLNATAEMIPVTWPQFGAIHPLAPAEQSTGYAQLIGELEAMLVECTGYDAVSLQPNSGAQGEYAGLLAIRAYHRARGQAHRDICLIPESAHGTNPASAQMCGMKVVVTKCDANGNVDVDDIRAQAEKYSERLAALMITYPSTHGVFEEDVVAICEIVHAHGGQVYTDGANMNALVGVAKPGKWGSDVSHLNLHKTFCIPHGGGGPGVGPCAVKSHLAPYLPKTLGGEGDVGMVSAASFGSASILPISWMYITMMGSAGLRKATQVALLNANYIARRLAPHYRTLYTGRNGLVAHECILDVRPLEKSTGIGAEDVAKRLIDFGFHAPTLSFPVAGTLMVEPTESESLHELDRFIDAMIQIREEIAAIEDGRLDRADNPLKHAPHTAAQVTAGEWTHAYPRELAAFPLATLRQQKYWPPVARVDNVYGDKHVMCACIPVEAYKDDVVA
- a CDS encoding phosphatase PAP2 family protein, whose product is MHSPSLPLPAASFLPAPSAFYRRHLWLPLAAALLASTVLMGLGGDFWFADLLYRWEGGHWALKNAALTRSLIHHDGKLLSTVAWVATAALAAWAWRRADGQRYRLPLLYLALAVALSTGVVSLLKSLTHMDCPWDLSRYGGQLPYIGLFEARPAGMPHAACFPAGHSSAGYAWVALYFVALALKPSWRWPALAVGLGAGLLFGLGQQLRGAHFLSHDLWTLSLSWGVALGLYRGLLWRPQISARSMHVPLPVVKESRA
- a CDS encoding multidrug effflux MFS transporter, translating into MTLPTIPIRRLALLLAGLAMFGPFSIDTIFPAFPQLAQRLRADPVAIQQTVSVYLLAYALMGLAHGPLSDAWGRRRVIVGGLVVFVLASAGCALSRDLGTLLAFRALQGVSAGMGMIVGRAVIRDLYQGHDAQRLMSQVSMIFGIAPAIAPIIGGWILATGAGWPMIFWFLVGFSLLLLVATLRWMPETHPLQARTPLAPRTLLRDYIAIAFNARFQRLAAAAAFNFAGVFLYIASAPVFIIDLLHRTERDFAWLFIPTIGGMTLGSFLSGRMAGRIGSMRQVRIGFICCGVSMVGNIGYTAIAAQIALPWAVLPIFVAGLGMALIFPVLALAVLDMYPRQRGLASSLQAFTQLMLNTVVAGVLSPLLSGRPMHLALGSGAFFLIGWGFWRWERRSGRRLPRQGTQVPQLEPADLV